The following coding sequences lie in one Deltaproteobacteria bacterium genomic window:
- a CDS encoding NADH-quinone oxidoreductase subunit N, which produces MIAAVPIPWLVLLPALLLTGTALLVMVADLWMEGPDRDGLGWLGIAGLVVALIASVTLWNQHEGGFGGTLVLDRYALFFNLVFCLAAGLTLLMSMNYLEFTDIRVGDYYSLIVFATLGMVLMAAAADLIVIFLGLEVMSIAVYVLAGIWRQQQRSTEAALKYFLLGAFATGFLLFGIALLYGATGTTALAGISAQVLKVGGEQRLLLLAGMALLLIGFGFKVAAVPFHVWTPDVYEGAPTSITALMAVGVKAAAFAAFVRVFVQALGALTAEWAPVLWVLAVLTMTAGNVIALLQQNIKRMLAYSSIAHAGYLVLGLIAARDGGGGAVLFYLVVYALMNLGAFAVVIALGQRGAANEQLDDYAGVGFRHPFLGFAMSVFMLSLAGLPPLAGFAGKFYLFAAAVKAGYIGLAVIGVLNSVVSMYYYAGVLVKMYMVEGGAAVAEVTTRPYLVATVILTVIGTLLLGVFPSFTHELARQAFLSLG; this is translated from the coding sequence ATGATCGCTGCGGTCCCGATTCCCTGGCTGGTGTTGCTTCCGGCCCTGCTGCTCACCGGCACGGCCTTGCTGGTGATGGTGGCCGACCTGTGGATGGAGGGGCCGGACCGCGACGGGCTCGGCTGGCTAGGGATTGCCGGACTGGTCGTCGCCTTGATTGCCTCTGTGACTTTGTGGAACCAGCACGAGGGCGGCTTCGGTGGCACCCTGGTGCTCGACCGCTACGCGCTGTTCTTCAACCTGGTCTTTTGCCTGGCCGCCGGTCTGACGCTGCTGATGTCGATGAACTACCTCGAGTTCACCGATATCAGAGTGGGCGACTACTACTCCTTGATCGTGTTCGCGACGCTGGGGATGGTGTTGATGGCGGCGGCCGCGGATCTGATCGTGATCTTCCTCGGTCTGGAGGTGATGTCGATTGCGGTCTACGTGCTGGCCGGGATCTGGCGCCAGCAGCAGCGCTCGACCGAGGCTGCGCTCAAGTACTTCCTGCTCGGAGCCTTTGCCACCGGTTTTTTGCTCTTCGGCATCGCCTTGTTGTACGGCGCCACCGGTACCACCGCGCTGGCGGGTATCAGCGCGCAGGTGCTCAAGGTCGGCGGCGAGCAGCGGCTGCTGTTGCTGGCGGGCATGGCGCTGCTGTTGATCGGCTTCGGTTTCAAGGTGGCGGCGGTGCCGTTCCATGTCTGGACGCCCGATGTCTACGAAGGCGCGCCGACCTCGATCACTGCGCTGATGGCGGTGGGCGTGAAAGCCGCGGCATTTGCCGCCTTCGTGCGCGTGTTCGTGCAGGCCCTCGGAGCACTGACGGCCGAGTGGGCGCCGGTGTTGTGGGTGCTGGCGGTGTTGACGATGACCGCCGGTAACGTCATCGCGCTGCTGCAACAGAACATCAAGCGCATGCTGGCCTATTCCAGCATCGCGCACGCCGGTTATCTGGTGCTCGGTCTGATCGCGGCCCGTGATGGCGGCGGCGGCGCGGTGCTGTTTTATCTGGTGGTGTACGCGCTGATGAACTTGGGGGCTTTCGCCGTGGTTATCGCCCTGGGCCAGCGCGGGGCGGCCAACGAGCAGCTCGACGACTACGCCGGCGTCGGCTTTCGCCACCCCTTCCTCGGCTTTGCGATGTCGGTGTTCATGCTCTCGCTGGCGGGGTTGCCGCCGCTGGCGGGGTTTGCCGGCAAGTTCTACCTCTTCGCCGCTGCGGTGAAGGCCGGCTACATCGGCCTGGCGGTGATCGGCGTGCTCAACAGCGTGGTGTCGATGTACTACTACGCCGGCGTGCTGGTGAAGATGTACATGGTCGAAGGCGGCGCCGCCGTGGCTGAGGTGACTACGAGGCCCTATCTTGTTGCTACGGTGATCCTGACCGTCATCGGCACGTTGCTGCTCGGCGTCTTCCCTTCGTTTACCCACGAACTGGCGCGGCAGGCCTTCCTCTCACTTGGCTGA
- a CDS encoding NADH-quinone oxidoreductase subunit M — protein MLSLIVFTPLLGGLFVLLMQRDNLPAIRRAAFVLSLLPLGLSLRLLAGFDAAEAGMQFVESAAWIPQFNIRYQVGIDGISLWLVLLTTFLTPLVIVAGWGDVHKRVKEYMFFMLALETGMLGAFVALDLFLFYVFWEVMLIPMYFLIGVWGGPRRIYAAIKFVLFTMTGSLLMLVAILYLASAHAQQSGQLSFDMLRLYDLSLPLAQQRWLFAAFALAFAIKVPMFPLHTWLPDAHVEAPTGGSVILAGILLKLGTYGFLRLAIPLFPVAAAQAVPLMMVLAVIGIIYGALVAMVQPDLKKLVAYSSVSHLGFVMLGLFAFNHQGVMGGIYQMLNHGLSTGALFLLVGVIYERRHTRLISEFGGLWQQLPVYAVCFLIVMLSSVGLPGLNGFVGEFLILLGAFNAHPALGALATSGVVLGAVYMLWMFQRVMFGPLSNPANQRLTDMSRLERAVLAPILVMIVVMGVYPQPFLRRMEPAVNAYLARIEKQVADHRASETLVAQSAGTLALHQPVR, from the coding sequence ATGCTGAGTCTCATCGTCTTCACCCCGCTGCTCGGGGGCTTGTTCGTGCTGCTCATGCAGCGCGACAATCTGCCGGCGATCCGCCGGGCCGCATTTGTGTTGTCGCTGCTGCCGCTCGGGCTGTCGCTGCGGCTGCTGGCGGGGTTCGACGCGGCCGAGGCGGGCATGCAGTTCGTCGAGTCGGCGGCCTGGATTCCGCAGTTCAACATCCGCTACCAGGTCGGCATTGACGGTATCAGCCTGTGGCTGGTGCTGCTGACCACCTTCCTGACACCGCTGGTGATTGTGGCGGGCTGGGGCGACGTGCACAAGCGGGTGAAGGAGTACATGTTCTTCATGCTGGCGCTGGAGACCGGCATGCTCGGCGCCTTCGTGGCGCTCGATCTCTTCCTGTTCTACGTGTTCTGGGAAGTGATGCTGATCCCGATGTACTTTCTGATCGGCGTCTGGGGCGGGCCGCGGCGGATTTACGCGGCGATCAAGTTCGTGCTCTTCACCATGACCGGCAGCCTGTTGATGCTGGTGGCGATCCTCTATCTGGCCTCGGCCCACGCCCAGCAGAGCGGGCAGCTCAGCTTCGACATGCTACGGCTCTATGATCTGAGTCTGCCGCTGGCGCAGCAACGCTGGCTGTTCGCGGCCTTCGCCCTGGCGTTTGCCATCAAGGTGCCGATGTTCCCGCTGCACACCTGGTTGCCCGACGCCCACGTCGAGGCTCCCACCGGCGGCTCGGTGATCCTTGCCGGTATCCTGCTGAAGTTGGGCACCTACGGCTTCCTGCGCCTGGCGATTCCGCTGTTCCCGGTGGCGGCGGCGCAGGCGGTGCCGTTGATGATGGTGCTCGCGGTCATCGGCATCATCTACGGTGCGCTGGTGGCGATGGTGCAGCCGGATCTAAAGAAACTGGTCGCCTACTCGTCGGTGAGCCATCTCGGATTCGTGATGCTGGGGCTCTTCGCCTTCAACCACCAGGGGGTCATGGGCGGCATCTACCAGATGCTCAACCACGGTCTGTCGACCGGCGCGCTGTTCCTGCTCGTCGGAGTGATCTACGAGCGCCGGCACACGCGACTGATCAGCGAGTTCGGCGGCTTGTGGCAGCAGCTGCCGGTGTATGCCGTCTGCTTCCTGATCGTGATGCTGTCGTCGGTGGGCCTGCCGGGGCTCAACGGCTTCGTCGGCGAGTTTCTGATACTGCTGGGCGCCTTCAATGCGCACCCCGCGCTCGGCGCGCTCGCCACTAGCGGGGTGGTGTTGGGCGCGGTCTACATGCTGTGGATGTTCCAGCGCGTGATGTTCGGCCCGCTCAGCAATCCCGCCAACCAGCGGTTGACCGACATGAGCCGTCTCGAGCGGGCGGTGCTGGCGCCGATCTTGGTCATGATCGTGGTGATGGGCGTGTACCCGCAGCCGTTCTTGCGCCGCATGGAACCGGCGGTGAATGCCTACTTGGCGCGAATCGAGAAGCAGGTGGCCGATCACCGCGCGAGCGAAACCCTGGTGGCACAGAGCGCGGGCACTCTCGCCCTGCACCAACCTGTCCGGTGA